A window of the Bacillus sp. A301a_S52 genome harbors these coding sequences:
- a CDS encoding LysM peptidoglycan-binding domain-containing protein, producing MDIHVISPGDSLYSIAQTYAVAYENIAAANEIDVDAPLVVGQTLVIPVLGRYHILKPGENLWQLSEKHQLPVTDIIPLGQVVTNPFEHTEARVFIPDTYRQKPAIDVGAYVDLNITGAESANIVQRTGTYLTFLQIFSYELNEDGSLTPIDDQSLINVAYEQEIVPLMVITNIEDNAFSTELATTVLQNEALQDRLLDEALAIMEEKGYLGLDFDLEYLGAINREQYNQLMLKARDRLAEKGLFLSSALAPQVEPGMPGVLYEGHDYAFHGDVADFVFLMTYEWGWTGGPPRAVAPVDEVRRVIEYAVSVMPSDKIMLGIPLYGYDWTLPFEEGVTRARAIDHQEAIQLAATFNAAIEFDEEAQSPFFTYVDDEGNQHEVWFEDARTIQAKFDLVKEFDLKGVYYWVLGWDFPQNWLLLESNFDINKRV from the coding sequence TTGGATATTCATGTAATTTCTCCGGGAGATTCCTTATATTCAATAGCACAAACCTATGCAGTCGCTTATGAAAACATTGCAGCAGCTAATGAAATAGACGTAGATGCGCCATTAGTTGTAGGTCAAACGCTAGTTATCCCAGTATTAGGTAGATATCATATTTTAAAGCCAGGGGAAAATTTATGGCAATTGAGCGAAAAGCATCAACTTCCTGTCACAGATATTATTCCATTAGGTCAGGTGGTGACAAATCCCTTTGAACATACGGAAGCAAGAGTTTTTATTCCAGACACATACAGACAAAAGCCAGCGATAGATGTTGGGGCCTATGTAGATTTGAACATTACAGGTGCTGAATCCGCAAATATTGTGCAACGTACAGGAACATATTTAACATTTTTGCAGATTTTCAGTTATGAATTAAATGAGGATGGATCTTTAACACCTATAGACGATCAGTCACTCATTAATGTGGCATACGAGCAAGAAATCGTGCCTTTAATGGTCATTACAAATATTGAAGACAATGCTTTTAGTACAGAATTAGCTACGACTGTTCTTCAGAATGAAGCATTACAAGATAGATTGTTAGATGAGGCATTGGCTATCATGGAGGAAAAAGGGTATTTGGGATTGGATTTTGACTTAGAATACTTAGGTGCTATTAATCGAGAACAATATAATCAACTGATGCTAAAAGCGCGTGATAGATTAGCTGAAAAAGGATTATTTCTTTCCAGTGCTCTTGCCCCCCAAGTGGAACCGGGTATGCCTGGTGTTCTTTATGAAGGACATGATTATGCTTTTCATGGAGACGTAGCTGACTTTGTTTTCTTAATGACTTATGAGTGGGGCTGGACAGGCGGGCCGCCAAGAGCTGTAGCACCTGTTGATGAAGTTAGGCGGGTTATTGAATATGCTGTTTCCGTTATGCCAAGTGATAAAATTATGTTAGGAATACCACTGTATGGCTATGATTGGACGCTCCCTTTTGAAGAAGGGGTCACACGAGCGAGGGCCATTGATCACCAAGAAGCTATTCAGTTAGCAGCTACTTTTAACGCTGCAATTGAATTCGATGAAGAGGCACAATCACCGTTTTTTACGTATGTAGATGATGAAGGTAATCAACATGAAGTATGGTTTGAAGATGCAAGAACGATTCAAGCTAAATTTGATTTAGTTAAGGAATTTGATTTAAAAGGTGTGTATTATTGGGTTTTAGGTTGGGACTTCCCACAGAATTGGCTCCTGCTTGAATCTAATTTTGATATTAATAAACG
- a CDS encoding glutathione ABC transporter substrate-binding protein, protein MFKTKMMKACASSLVIALAIAGCASEPDEGTNSGAETNGNNNDTSDNEAGAGEPGGDLVVGMLSDASSLDPHTSNDVPSGNIQINLYETLVNYDDDMELEPGLAEEWEAVEDNVWHFTLAEGVEFHDGEPFNAEAVKVNIERILDEEIGSPRKILFEIVEEVNVVDEHTVEFVTEDPFAPLPAHLAHYASSIISPQVIEDDYAAMEDGAQPGDHVNEHPYGTGYFKFDSWDTGNQVVLTNNENYWGENAKVDTVTFKVIPEDLTRIGELESGSAHIIDPVTPSDMARVENSDGTNVYQRNAASITYLGFNVEKEPFDDARVRQAIAMTLDKEAMLEGILEGTGDPALGPVNETNFGFSENVDQLERDPERAQELLAEAGYEDGFETTIWTNDSRERMDIAELVQADLSQIGIEVEIEVVEWGAYLDQTGAGEHDMFILGLSLGTGDADYPMHMLFHSDNVGASGNRSFFADETFDAMLQEARVEQDEETRLSMYEEATNYLLEESPMAFLYHPDHIMGYSDSVSGFWADGSGLYQLKDVTIQ, encoded by the coding sequence ATGTTTAAAACTAAAATGATGAAAGCTTGTGCTAGTTCACTCGTCATAGCATTAGCGATAGCTGGATGTGCCAGCGAACCGGATGAGGGGACTAATTCCGGAGCAGAAACGAACGGCAACAACAATGATACTAGCGATAACGAGGCAGGTGCAGGTGAGCCAGGAGGAGATTTAGTGGTTGGCATGTTATCGGATGCTTCATCACTTGACCCTCACACTTCAAATGATGTTCCATCTGGAAATATTCAAATAAACCTTTATGAAACACTTGTAAACTATGATGATGACATGGAGTTAGAACCTGGTCTTGCAGAAGAGTGGGAAGCAGTAGAGGATAATGTTTGGCACTTTACGTTAGCTGAGGGTGTAGAGTTCCATGATGGGGAGCCATTTAACGCTGAAGCTGTGAAAGTGAATATTGAAAGAATTTTAGACGAAGAAATTGGCTCGCCGAGAAAGATTTTGTTTGAAATTGTGGAGGAGGTAAATGTGGTTGACGAGCATACCGTTGAGTTTGTAACGGAAGATCCATTTGCTCCACTTCCTGCACACTTAGCTCATTATGCATCAAGTATCATTAGCCCACAAGTGATTGAAGATGATTACGCAGCAATGGAAGATGGTGCTCAACCAGGGGATCATGTGAATGAGCATCCATATGGCACTGGATATTTTAAATTTGACAGTTGGGACACAGGAAACCAAGTTGTTTTAACGAACAATGAGAATTATTGGGGAGAGAATGCGAAAGTTGATACGGTAACATTCAAAGTTATTCCGGAAGACTTAACGAGAATCGGCGAGCTTGAATCGGGTAGTGCCCATATTATTGACCCTGTCACACCAAGTGACATGGCTCGTGTGGAAAATTCCGATGGGACTAACGTGTATCAACGTAATGCTGCAAGTATTACGTATTTAGGGTTTAACGTTGAGAAAGAGCCATTTGATGATGCACGTGTTCGTCAAGCAATTGCTATGACATTAGATAAGGAAGCAATGTTAGAAGGGATTCTTGAAGGAACTGGTGATCCAGCTCTCGGTCCAGTCAATGAAACAAACTTTGGATTCAGTGAAAATGTAGATCAATTGGAGCGGGATCCAGAGAGAGCACAAGAGCTACTAGCTGAAGCTGGCTATGAAGATGGTTTTGAAACAACTATTTGGACAAATGATAGTCGAGAACGAATGGATATTGCTGAGCTCGTTCAGGCGGACTTAAGCCAAATTGGTATTGAGGTTGAGATTGAAGTTGTGGAATGGGGAGCCTACCTAGACCAAACAGGCGCAGGTGAACATGATATGTTTATTCTCGGATTATCACTAGGGACAGGCGATGCTGATTATCCAATGCACATGCTGTTCCACTCTGATAACGTTGGGGCATCAGGTAATCGATCCTTCTTCGCTGATGAGACATTTGATGCTATGCTACAAGAGGCACGCGTTGAACAAGATGAAGAAACGCGACTTAGCATGTATGAAGAAGCAACCAATTATTTATTAGAGGAATCACCGATGGCATTCTTATATCACCCTGATCATATTATGGGTTATTCTGATAGTGTATCTGGGTTTTGGGCAGATGGATCAGGCTTATATCAGCTTAAGGATGTTACAATTCAATAA
- a CDS encoding C40 family peptidase: MKRIMGLSFVVGMGSLLIFPTGMVEATANLESEQEEIQEQREEVRSNLSEAEQELADILEEIEQINAQIDRTDEAIQDNKAKMEETEEEMEEQEAAIDELEAEIEELEKDIEERFELLKERASAYQKNGGNTRYLEVVLGSESFSDFVSRVFTVNKIAQADNEIIDQLEESQQKLEDSQAELQETLDSLNELHVEMEGMHKHLEEQQEENDRLKEDLKAKEAETENMMASLLEEDENLRSEEADIQARIDAERQRQQEERDAQAAAAESNSSSSNGSSNGNSNSSSNSNSASTASSSGGGNGGNVTQVGQKYIGNSTYVFGGGRNSYDIANGRFDCSAFVAWSFSQVGISLPASTDGQKNAGRQVSTSDMRPGDLVFFNTYKTDGHVGIYMGGGQFIGAQSSTGVAIASLNSGYWGDVFNGRVVRVQ; this comes from the coding sequence ATGAAGAGAATTATGGGATTATCGTTTGTGGTGGGAATGGGCAGTTTATTAATCTTTCCAACAGGGATGGTAGAAGCAACAGCAAATTTAGAGAGTGAGCAGGAAGAAATTCAGGAACAACGTGAGGAAGTTCGATCGAATCTTTCAGAAGCTGAACAAGAACTTGCTGACATTTTAGAAGAAATTGAACAAATTAATGCTCAAATTGATCGAACAGATGAAGCGATTCAAGACAACAAAGCTAAGATGGAAGAAACGGAAGAAGAAATGGAAGAGCAGGAAGCAGCTATTGATGAATTAGAAGCAGAGATTGAAGAGCTTGAAAAAGATATTGAAGAACGTTTTGAATTATTAAAAGAGCGTGCTAGCGCTTATCAAAAAAACGGTGGAAACACTCGCTACTTAGAAGTAGTTCTTGGTTCCGAAAGCTTCAGTGATTTCGTCAGTCGTGTTTTCACTGTCAATAAAATTGCACAAGCCGACAATGAGATTATTGATCAGCTAGAGGAAAGTCAGCAAAAATTAGAAGATAGTCAAGCAGAACTTCAAGAGACACTTGATAGCTTGAATGAGCTACATGTTGAAATGGAAGGTATGCATAAGCATCTTGAAGAGCAGCAAGAAGAAAATGACCGTTTAAAAGAAGACTTGAAAGCTAAAGAAGCAGAAACCGAAAACATGATGGCTAGCTTGTTAGAGGAAGATGAGAACTTGCGATCAGAAGAAGCTGATATTCAAGCACGTATTGACGCAGAACGTCAGCGTCAGCAAGAGGAGAGAGATGCTCAAGCAGCAGCAGCTGAAAGTAATTCAAGTAGTAGTAACGGTTCATCTAATGGTAATAGCAACTCTAGCTCTAATTCTAATTCAGCCTCTACAGCATCCTCATCAGGTGGTGGAAATGGCGGAAATGTGACGCAAGTAGGTCAAAAGTATATCGGAAATTCCACATACGTATTTGGTGGCGGAAGAAATTCTTATGATATTGCAAACGGACGATTTGATTGTTCAGCTTTTGTAGCTTGGTCTTTTTCTCAAGTAGGTATCAGCCTACCAGCTTCAACTGATGGCCAGAAAAACGCTGGTCGCCAAGTATCAACTAGTGATATGAGACCTGGAGACCTTGTTTTCTTTAATACTTACAAAACGGACGGACACGTAGGTATTTACATGGGTGGAGGTCAATTTATTGGAGCGCAAAGCTCAACAGGCGTAGCTATTGCTAGTTTGAACAGCGGCTACTGGGGTGATGTATTCAACGGCCGAGTAGTACGTGTTCAATAA
- a CDS encoding YisL family protein, with translation MFTNTHAHIFTWVVALILFVAATLLFKKGLAKQMKIVHMTLRLFYIFIIITGAGLFLNFASIDHMMYGVKTLVGIGVIACSEMVLVRMKKGKSITGVATGLVITLLITLYLGFSLPIGFNFFH, from the coding sequence ATGTTTACGAACACTCACGCACACATTTTTACGTGGGTAGTGGCGTTAATTCTATTTGTAGCTGCTACTTTATTGTTTAAAAAAGGGTTAGCAAAACAAATGAAAATCGTACATATGACTTTGAGACTTTTCTACATTTTTATCATCATTACAGGAGCAGGGCTATTTTTAAATTTTGCTTCTATTGATCATATGATGTATGGTGTAAAAACCCTTGTAGGGATTGGGGTCATCGCCTGTTCTGAAATGGTACTCGTACGTATGAAAAAGGGAAAAAGCATAACGGGTGTTGCAACCGGTCTCGTCATAACGTTGTTAATCACACTTTATTTAGGGTTTAGTTTGCCAATAGGCTTTAACTTTTTTCATTAA
- a CDS encoding DUF4870 domain-containing protein, translating to MITHEDKTFAMLIYVLSFFSGLIGPLIIWLLKKNESEFIDAHGKAYFNFLISYAIYGFISFLLIFILVGFILVVIIGILTVVFTIIAAIKAYNGEHYDIPLTIKFLKY from the coding sequence ATGATAACTCATGAAGATAAAACTTTTGCTATGCTCATTTATGTTTTAAGCTTTTTTTCGGGCCTTATTGGGCCATTAATCATTTGGCTATTGAAAAAAAATGAATCAGAATTTATTGATGCTCACGGAAAGGCTTATTTCAATTTTTTGATTTCTTACGCTATTTACGGCTTTATAAGTTTTTTATTAATTTTTATTTTAGTTGGCTTTATCCTAGTTGTTATTATCGGCATACTGACGGTTGTCTTCACTATAATAGCAGCAATAAAAGCGTATAATGGGGAACATTACGATATCCCATTAACTATTAAATTCTTAAAATATTAA
- a CDS encoding DUF4870 domain-containing protein yields the protein MTVKDERLFAFLIYMFSFFGVLIGAFLVWFLKRRESEYVYNHGKNYFNFLITYSIYTMVTFILIGFNPPIFLILLLILSALIIFFHIRAAIHAFKGLDYQVPLSIRFFKTTTK from the coding sequence ATGACTGTAAAGGACGAACGACTCTTTGCTTTTTTAATTTATATGTTTAGTTTTTTCGGGGTACTCATCGGAGCCTTTCTTGTATGGTTTTTAAAAAGACGTGAATCAGAATATGTATACAATCATGGAAAAAACTATTTCAACTTTCTAATAACTTATTCAATTTACACGATGGTTACCTTTATATTAATTGGGTTTAATCCCCCAATTTTCCTGATATTACTCCTCATCCTGTCTGCCTTGATAATCTTTTTCCATATTCGTGCTGCAATTCATGCGTTTAAAGGACTAGATTATCAAGTTCCATTAAGCATTCGTTTTTTCAAAACCACTACGAAATAG
- a CDS encoding transporter substrate-binding domain-containing protein gives MFVKTLPLVGLLSAATVVVAACGDSSTNNEEIPEYTVATDSNYVPFEYLNPDTGEMEGFDIDLINEIADRVGFTIDLEVVEFDGIVSGMGTGRYDIGIAGMTITEERAENFDFSDPYYDAGLLLAVRSDEEEIQSIEDVDGRNVATRGSTTSETYLQENTDAEITTFPDIMNAYQDLIAGRVDAVIYDVPNVLYYIETEALGEIKAVGERLEAEQYGIAFPQGSELTEEVNTALADMKEDGTYGDIYETWFGERPDFE, from the coding sequence ATTTTTGTGAAGACGTTACCTTTAGTAGGATTATTAAGTGCTGCCACAGTCGTGGTTGCAGCTTGTGGCGATTCATCAACTAATAACGAGGAAATACCGGAGTATACTGTCGCTACTGATTCTAATTACGTACCATTCGAATACTTAAATCCTGACACTGGTGAAATGGAAGGATTTGATATTGATCTTATTAATGAAATAGCTGATCGTGTGGGATTTACAATCGATTTAGAAGTGGTGGAATTTGATGGTATCGTATCAGGAATGGGCACAGGTCGATATGATATTGGTATTGCAGGTATGACCATTACAGAAGAACGAGCGGAAAATTTCGATTTTTCTGACCCTTACTATGATGCTGGTTTACTGCTCGCTGTACGCTCAGATGAAGAGGAGATCCAATCTATTGAAGATGTTGATGGCAGAAATGTTGCCACCCGTGGCTCAACAACTAGTGAAACTTATTTACAAGAAAATACGGATGCTGAAATTACGACTTTCCCAGACATCATGAATGCTTACCAAGACTTAATTGCAGGACGCGTGGACGCGGTTATTTATGATGTACCAAATGTACTATATTACATTGAGACAGAAGCTTTAGGAGAAATAAAAGCCGTTGGCGAAAGACTTGAAGCAGAACAATACGGTATTGCTTTTCCCCAAGGATCTGAGCTAACTGAAGAAGTAAATACCGCATTAGCTGACATGAAGGAAGACGGGACATATGGCGATATTTATGAAACATGGTTTGGTGAAAGACCTGACTTTGAATAA
- a CDS encoding amino acid ABC transporter permease, whose translation MLDNFNDLINSPHFINSIPFIWRGLQLTLIVTFTGVIIGFVIGSLFGLARLSKNKFIYAIATIYIELVRGTPILVQALFLYFAVSDFFGINFDAVTAGIIAIAINAGAYIAEIVRGGVESIDKGQMEAGRSIGLNATQTMQYIIWPQAFKRMIPPLGNQFIISLKDTSIFAVISLSEMTYLMRQYVSTTGETFVPYVMLCFGYLIITIPAMVLLRWIERRLDV comes from the coding sequence ATGTTAGACAATTTTAATGATTTAATAAATAGTCCCCATTTTATCAATAGCATTCCTTTTATATGGAGAGGACTTCAATTAACGTTAATTGTGACATTTACTGGTGTCATTATTGGGTTTGTAATTGGAAGTCTATTTGGGTTAGCGAGACTATCAAAAAATAAATTCATTTACGCTATAGCTACCATTTATATTGAATTAGTTCGCGGGACACCTATTCTCGTCCAGGCCTTATTTTTATATTTTGCTGTTTCTGACTTTTTCGGAATTAATTTCGATGCTGTTACCGCTGGAATAATTGCAATTGCCATTAATGCTGGTGCCTATATTGCAGAAATTGTGCGTGGTGGGGTAGAATCAATTGATAAAGGGCAAATGGAAGCAGGCAGATCAATTGGCTTAAATGCTACCCAGACAATGCAATATATTATCTGGCCGCAAGCATTTAAACGGATGATTCCACCATTAGGTAATCAATTTATTATTAGCTTAAAAGATACCTCTATTTTTGCTGTCATATCTCTTAGTGAAATGACTTATCTTATGAGACAATATGTTAGTACTACAGGAGAAACCTTCGTACCTTATGTGATGCTTTGTTTTGGTTATTTAATAATTACGATTCCTGCAATGGTTTTATTACGCTGGATTGAACGGAGGTTAGATGTTTAA
- a CDS encoding amino acid ABC transporter ATP-binding protein, translated as MIKVTDLHKSFGAVEVLKGINAQVQEKEVVCIIGPSGSGKSTFLRCLNLLEEITSGDVVIDGKNLTDPKVNINQLRSQVGMVFQHFNLFPHMTVLKNVTLGPIKVKQVARAEAESLAMDLLEKVGLSDKAHAYPNSLSGGQKQRVAIARSLAMNPKVMLFDEPTSALDPELVGDVLGAMKDLANDGMTMVVVTHEMGFAREMGDRVIFMDQGVIMEEGKPEEIFDNPQHPRTQAFLSKLL; from the coding sequence ATGATTAAAGTAACAGACTTACACAAGTCTTTCGGGGCAGTTGAAGTTTTAAAAGGCATCAATGCCCAGGTCCAAGAAAAAGAAGTAGTGTGTATCATTGGCCCTTCTGGTTCAGGAAAAAGTACTTTCTTACGATGTCTTAACTTACTCGAAGAGATTACGTCTGGTGACGTCGTAATTGATGGCAAAAATCTGACTGATCCTAAAGTGAATATAAATCAATTGCGCTCACAAGTCGGGATGGTTTTCCAACATTTCAACCTCTTTCCTCACATGACAGTCTTAAAAAACGTGACGTTAGGACCCATTAAAGTTAAGCAGGTCGCTCGTGCAGAAGCGGAAAGCTTAGCTATGGATTTGCTTGAAAAAGTTGGTTTATCTGACAAAGCACACGCCTATCCAAATAGCCTTTCAGGCGGTCAAAAGCAACGAGTAGCTATCGCAAGATCTTTAGCGATGAATCCAAAAGTCATGCTATTCGATGAACCTACTTCCGCTTTAGATCCTGAACTTGTGGGAGATGTTTTAGGAGCTATGAAAGATTTAGCGAACGACGGTATGACGATGGTTGTGGTCACTCATGAAATGGGATTTGCAAGAGAAATGGGTGATCGTGTTATTTTTATGGATCAAGGTGTCATCATGGAGGAAGGAAAACCAGAAGAGATTTTCGATAATCCCCAACACCCAAGAACACAAGCATTTTTAAGTAAATTATTATAA
- a CDS encoding cold-shock protein: protein MTQGTVKWFNAEKGFGFIEVEGQDDVFVHYSAIQGDGFKSLEEGQSVTFDIEEGQRGPQATNVQK from the coding sequence ATGACTCAAGGAACAGTAAAGTGGTTTAACGCAGAAAAAGGGTTTGGCTTCATTGAAGTGGAAGGACAAGATGATGTGTTCGTTCATTATTCAGCAATACAGGGAGACGGATTTAAATCGCTTGAAGAAGGGCAGTCCGTCACATTTGATATTGAAGAAGGCCAGCGTGGACCACAAGCAACTAATGTGCAAAAATAG
- a CDS encoding TIGR04053 family radical SAM/SPASM domain-containing protein has translation MTIDYNKNPFIVIWEVTRACELRCVHCRANAQTLPHPHELSHKQGIKLIDDIYEMDNPMLVFTGGDCMMRKDLFELADYAIKKGMRVSMTPSATDNVTPAKIKKAKEVGLARWGLSLDGPTPKIHDQFRGTSGSFNLTLSKINDLKVYDMPLQINTVISRYNYDYLEEMAALVEELGVIMWYIFLLVPTGRGQINDCLTPVEHEKVFRWLYELNKTAPFDIKTTAAQHHRRVVLQQKVKDNMIERGKIHYADAISDTASHIDGLNRAPKSVNDGNGFIFISHTGDVMPSGLLPIKVGNVKEKPLKDIYRHSPILKELRDPNLYKGKCGVCDYRFVCGGSRSRAYAVTGDYLESEPFCIYIPEAYHKIK, from the coding sequence ATGACGATTGATTATAACAAAAATCCATTTATCGTTATTTGGGAAGTCACACGAGCCTGTGAGCTTCGCTGTGTTCATTGTCGTGCTAATGCTCAAACGCTGCCTCATCCTCACGAATTGTCCCACAAGCAGGGAATAAAACTCATTGATGACATTTATGAGATGGACAATCCTATGCTCGTCTTTACAGGTGGGGACTGTATGATGCGAAAGGATTTATTTGAATTAGCTGATTATGCCATCAAAAAAGGCATGAGAGTATCTATGACACCAAGTGCTACAGACAATGTTACACCAGCTAAAATTAAAAAAGCAAAAGAGGTTGGCTTGGCACGTTGGGGCTTAAGTCTCGACGGTCCTACTCCGAAGATCCACGATCAATTTAGAGGCACATCCGGTTCTTTCAACTTAACACTTTCTAAAATAAATGACCTAAAAGTATATGATATGCCTCTGCAAATTAATACTGTTATTTCTCGTTATAATTACGATTACTTAGAAGAGATGGCTGCATTAGTTGAAGAGTTGGGAGTCATTATGTGGTATATTTTTCTTCTTGTTCCCACAGGTCGCGGACAGATAAATGATTGTTTGACACCTGTAGAACATGAAAAAGTATTTCGGTGGTTATATGAGCTAAATAAAACAGCTCCTTTCGACATTAAGACGACGGCAGCGCAGCATCATCGACGCGTCGTGCTTCAACAAAAAGTAAAAGATAACATGATAGAACGGGGAAAGATCCATTACGCTGATGCCATATCCGATACAGCGTCTCATATTGATGGCTTAAATCGAGCACCTAAAAGTGTTAATGATGGTAACGGATTTATTTTTATTTCGCACACAGGTGATGTTATGCCAAGCGGTCTGCTCCCGATTAAAGTGGGAAATGTTAAAGAGAAGCCGCTTAAAGATATTTACCGCCACTCTCCAATTTTGAAAGAGCTGAGAGATCCTAATTTATACAAAGGGAAATGTGGTGTATGTGACTACCGCTTCGTGTGTGGCGGGTCTCGCTCGCGCGCTTATGCGGTGACAGGTGATTATTTAGAAAGTGAACCATTCTGTATTTACATACCTGAAGCCTACCATAAAATCAAATAA
- a CDS encoding GntR family transcriptional regulator, whose protein sequence is MIDKNSPIPIYYQLEEKIKTQIDQGELQPGDMLPSEREYASQYAISRMTVRQAITKLVNDGYVYRKKGTGTFVSAKKIDQPLQGLTSFTEDMKARGMVATNRLIHFKVISPPLSVMKALNIDSSTPVYEIQRVRLADGLPMALETTYISKHLVPNITEKLLERSLYDYVENSLGKEIGEGTQIIESSTVNQNEITHLNVKKGSPVLLIERHTYLKDGTPLELVKSSYRADRYRFMINMQR, encoded by the coding sequence ATGATTGATAAAAACTCACCTATCCCCATCTACTATCAGCTGGAAGAAAAGATCAAAACGCAAATCGATCAAGGTGAACTCCAACCTGGAGATATGCTCCCTTCTGAGCGGGAATATGCCAGTCAATATGCTATCAGTCGTATGACGGTAAGACAAGCTATTACGAAACTTGTAAATGATGGATATGTTTACCGAAAAAAGGGGACAGGAACCTTTGTATCAGCCAAAAAAATCGATCAACCACTTCAAGGCTTAACAAGTTTTACAGAAGATATGAAGGCTAGGGGAATGGTTGCGACAAACCGATTAATTCATTTTAAAGTCATATCACCTCCTCTATCCGTTATGAAAGCATTAAATATCGACTCCAGTACACCTGTTTATGAGATTCAAAGGGTTAGGTTAGCTGATGGTCTTCCTATGGCTCTAGAGACGACTTATATTTCAAAACATTTAGTTCCCAATATAACAGAAAAGTTATTAGAACGATCCCTTTATGATTATGTAGAAAATAGCCTTGGTAAAGAAATAGGGGAAGGTACACAAATTATTGAGTCTTCTACCGTTAACCAAAATGAAATTACCCATCTTAACGTAAAAAAAGGATCACCTGTCCTATTAATTGAGCGTCATACATATTTAAAAGACGGGACCCCTCTTGAATTAGTTAAGTCTTCATATCGAGCAGACCGCTATAGATTTATGATTAACATGCAGCGGTAA
- a CDS encoding DoxX family protein, which yields MFMDFLRNNTVAAGILTILRVYLGWQWLTAGWGKAFGEFDASGYLNGVLENETVIEYYPTYHAFIENVALPNSGLFSFLVAWGEVLVGLGLILGVLTTAAAFFGIVMNFAFMFAGTISSNPWMVLLTIFILAAGYNAGKFGGDRWIIPYMRSTLFKGKLDRS from the coding sequence ATGTTCATGGATTTTTTAAGGAACAACACAGTTGCTGCAGGAATATTAACGATTCTACGTGTGTATCTTGGTTGGCAGTGGTTAACGGCAGGGTGGGGAAAGGCTTTTGGTGAGTTTGATGCTAGTGGCTATTTGAATGGTGTGCTTGAAAATGAAACGGTGATTGAATATTATCCTACTTATCATGCATTTATAGAGAACGTTGCACTTCCTAATTCAGGCTTATTTAGCTTTCTTGTGGCATGGGGAGAAGTATTAGTTGGTTTAGGACTTATATTAGGAGTTTTAACAACTGCAGCTGCATTTTTCGGAATTGTAATGAACTTTGCTTTTATGTTTGCGGGGACGATCTCTTCTAATCCGTGGATGGTGTTGCTTACCATCTTCATCTTAGCTGCCGGCTATAATGCAGGTAAATTTGGTGGTGACAGGTGGATAATTCCTTACATGAGGTCTACCTTATTTAAAGGAAAGTTAGATCGTTCGTGA